TTACCAAAATGTTCCATCAAAGACTTGCTTACTTCTTACACAGTACATTTGAAGAATGAAACATAAGGTGAAGATAATGTAGTAACAGCTACATGCTTATTAAGTGAAGTTCCAGTTCCCCCATCATAAGAGGCatatgcaggttttttttttcagttctgacaAAAGAGAGGTCACCAGAGGTATACAGTGACTCACGTAAAAGTTCAAATAGGCATTCATTTTCCACCGTGGGGAATAGGAGTTGAAGCTAGACAGATTTTCCTCTAACACAAACATTGTTATACCTGCTTTAAACAACTGCACAAAGTCTGCCTTGCTCATCAGCCTTtactagaattattttttaagccaATCTGCCTGCTTACGTAGTGGAGCTTAGCATCACTATCTTCACTTCTTCAAGAGTATATTTACAGTTTTGTCATTTAAGGTAGTTAAGTCTGCACAATTCACACAATGCAATGTTTTCTGTAACTACAAATATGTTCCTTTAATATCATAACCAAAAAGCTTCCAAATCAACATTTtagatacttttttaaaaaataaaaaaatatttcctctgtcATTTTCTCCTAGGTTACCAACCAGATTTTCCCAGTCTGGACATACTCCTACCTTGCGCTCCTTTTCCCAGTCTTCCTGGTTACAGACTACGTGCGCTACAAGcccgtcctcctcctccagggCATCAGCTTCATCGTCACGTGGCTCTTGCTCCTCTTCGCACACGGAGTGGTGGCCATGCAGCTGGTGGAATTCTTCTACGGGATGGTAACAGCCACCGAGGTCGCCTATTACGCCTACATCTACAGCGTCGTCAGCACCGATCGCTATCGGAGAGTGACGAGCTATTGCAGAAGTATCACCCTTGCTGCAGCCACCACTGCtgccgtgctggggcagctgctggttTCCTTGGCAGACGTATCCTACTTCCACCTTAACGCCATTACCTTGGCCTCTGTCTCCCTGGCATTCGTGTGCTCCTTTTTCCTCCCGATGCCTCAGAAGAGCATGTTCTTCCACAGGAAAGACGTCTCCCAGACTCCCCCAGGAGCAGACCAAGCTGCGGCTGCACCCGACCCCCCCAGGCCGTCGCGCTGCCAGGAGGACAAGAGCTCCGCACCCGCTGCCAGGGGACCGGCACCCGAGCGGCAGGATGATAcacccagcccccagcagcacgTGCTGCGGGTACTGGTGCAGCTGAGCACCGACCTGAGGGATTGCTACAGCTCCAGGAAACTGCTGTACTGGTCCCTGTGGTGGGCGCTGGCTACGGCCGGCTTTAACCAGGTGCTCAATTACATCCAAGTGCTCTGGGACTTCAGAGCCCCCTCCCACAGCTCTGCGGTGTACAACGGAGCTGTGGAGGCACTGGCAACTTTCCTGAGTAAGTATAAGATCATTAGTAACTACTTCTAACCCCTCCTGCGCTGATGGCATTCTTCAGCAAAGTCTTTGATGCCTGTTTACATCCTGTGAGGACCAAGGTCAACAGTAACAGCCTTCAATATATAACACTGAAACCAACAGCGTGCAAAGCAtatttttactgtgcaactTGGTTTTTGAAGACAACACTGATAAtcttagaaaaaatatataagctttttcttctcaagCGAGCCTCATTTCACCAAAGTGTTTTAGGAGTTTAAGATCACAGCTCTGTTTAGACAATTTAACTGCAGCTAAGTGGTTTAAAAACCATGTGCAGTGCCTCACATACACCTTAAACTAGCTGGTTTAAGAATTACAAGAACGTATTAACAGATGCACTGATCCAGATGGTCTATTTAAACAGTGGATTGATGATCATTTCATCCTCAACAAGTATTCTGTGGCTGTTAACTGTATCCTGATCAGTGAGTTTGCCTCTGGATGGGACATACAAGttgaggctgagagagctgtaACTGTTTAGCCTTGAGAAAACAAGGGATCTTATTCACCTGCATAAAGACTGGAAGGGGAGTAAAAAGGACAGAGCCAGACTGCtcccagtggtgcccagcaacaggacaaaggCACAAACTTAAACAAAGTTCACTTAAACATACCAGAAAATTTTTATTGAAAGGGTGATTTAGCACTGGCACAGGTCGGCCAGAAACATGgactctccatccttggagatgttcaaaacctAGACACCACCTTGAGCAGCCCactctagctgaccctgcttttaCTATGGCTGGGcaatctccagaggtctctttcAACCTCAGCCATTCGGATTCTCATTACAGCTACTTGCTCCATCCAAACAACATTCCTCTTCGGCCACAGAAGGCAGAAGAATAAAGTGCAACTTCATTTACACAGCTGTGCAGTACCAACAGAGCCTCATTGTCAAGCTCACCTTTACACACTTAAGGCTCCTGGTACGTAGGAGGAGACGTATCCCACATTTTTACAGGGAACTGTCAGTTTACGCTTCCTCCCTGCAATCaacataaaaacacattttactgAAGCTACTCCAGAACTTCTCAGACTACTGGTCTGAGCAGCTTTCCCAAGggctttcttgcttttacaCCCTCTAGCACTTGATCCTATTTCAGAGTACAGAAATCACGCACAGTACCAGGAACCTCCAGGTTACAGCAGCGATGGACTACAGGAGCTGGCCTGCTAGGGCTTCTTGAGCTCTGACAAAGAGCACATACAACCAGCAAACAAAGTCCAATTTTGCATGCGAGTGCTAGCCTGCCTGAAACCATCTGGGCAACCGGCACCCTGGGCTCCAGTAACTCACTGCTGTGTAATCTGCCTGGACCACACTTCACCCCGCATTTGAGCTACAAACCTCAGCACATCACGCTTCAGAGCTTTCACAAACATACAGCATCATCTGTGCTAAGGGAgcataaaaaacccacacacaaacaTAGATGGATAACCTTCCTATAGCAGTATGAGATACTTCTCCAGAATTGAGATGGGGAGAAAAGCAAGCCTCATCATTATTGCAGAGGTTgttgtgtgtttgggtttgtttttttaaaaaaaaaaaaggcaccagTTTGCTATACTGTATTACACTCAAGTAGCAGGTTTTACTATACATGATGGTCAATAAGGACTTGACAAATGCAGTTCATAAGATTTTTTcaccagaagctgaaaagtcactttcataaaaaaataaaagcatgaaggAGTGCAacagattttcatttcataaGGATCTTTACATGAAGGAATTAAACTCCATTACACGTATTTTGGCAGAAAATGCTTGGTGGGATTGTTCTCTTTGCTCACAGCCGTCAAAAAAAATGGCCTAACAGCAACAGACCACAcactgctgcctccagccttAAGGCATGAGGCACTTTCTCAGAGCAGTTCAGTCCACGAAGGCTCTGTaagccaggagaaaaaaaacactccCACACCTCCAACAGAAAACGGCACACCACTATCAAAGCCTATCGTGGCCGTAACGGCCTCAAGAGCTCCTGGCACAACCCATTTACACAGCGATCCAGCTGCTCTAGAAGGATGATAAAGTTTCAGAGTTTCAAtcattcctttctttaaaatttctagGTTCAGCAACATCCATGGCAGTTGGATACGTCAAAGTAAACTGGGATCTTTCTGGAGAACTGGCTTTGGGGATTTTCTCTGCAGTGGATGCTGGGTCTCTGTTTCTCATGCACTTCACTGACAACATCTGGGCATGCTACGCTGGTTACCTTGTGTTTAAAGCATGTTATATGCTTCTTATAACAATAGCAACGTAAGTATATTACGCAATGATCTAACTAAATTGATTTAAATCAgtaaatgtacatttttaaatgtatcaaGTTTTTACTCAGTTTCCCTAGGCATCAGATTATCAGATAATAGTTCATGCCAGCAGCACGTATTATTTCTAGCTTATATAAAACTATGCTTAAAATCATACGACCTCACCACTACAATAGGTTACTCCAAGTCAGAAACTGCCTTATTCTGCATTTAGCTGTTCATTCATCTATGTATAAATATTCTCTAAATGATCAAGTGAATATACAGAGGACTTTATttagcaaaaaaccccactcaaaTAAGAGTATGCACAAGTGCCGTAGCCAGAAAACCAAGGGATTTCTGCCACAACAAAGCTGTTAAAAGTTTAATAGCCAAGATTGAACAGGCTTTATCCTTTGAAGAATCTGCTGTGCGCACTAAATTGTTCCCAAACTTCCTCCTATACATAAACTGCAAACATCCTTGCTTCCATAGCTTAGTAACCTGAACATTCATTTTCAGGTTTCAGATTGCTGTCACTCTAAGCATGGAGCGTTATGCTTTGATATTTGGCTTCAACAACTTTGTTGCACTGGTGATTCAGACAATTTTAACAGTTGTTGTAGTAGATTCCAAAGGTCTGGGACTGAGCATCAGCACCCAGGTAAGCTGCATTACTCACACTGCTGTCAgtccccctgccctcctccaaAAGATGGTCCTACTGCAGGATTAGGCTTTGGGAAGATACTAGGTAGCGTGATAGCTTAGAACAGTTACTCACTTGAAAAACAGGTTCATTTAAAGTGAGTTGACAGTAGCTACTACATCCTACTTGTCCTCTAGTCCTgcaaattttgcatttctgcaataattttaagaatattttcagagCACGGGGGAAAGACCACCAGTATTACTCAGAttggcttgtttttttaattccccacTCAGGTTTACTGTTCACAAATTTACTGTCAAAATACCCAAACAGAAGCAGGAATCAAGCTGAAATACAGTCTATGGGTCTACTGCTAGGGTAATCCTAAATTATATAGTTTCATTGGACGCACCTTTTAAGTTACTGCGATTCTGAAAGTTAACTAATCTCATGATTCCCCGCTGTATTTCTAAATTTACAGTTTAAACTTATGTACTGAATGATGTCCAAGTCTCTTAACTTCCACCTTTTCAGCAAAGAGTCAGAAAGTGCAGAGCTGCCGTCCTCCCTTACcgaggtggggaggggaagcatGTAACAGCgttccctccccctccttttaCAAGCACAGACATCCAACTGTAGGGAGAAAAGCAGCCAGGCTTCTCGAATCCTTTCAAGATGGGATCGTTTTGGGGCTTGGGTGAcagaagggaaggcagcagtggaGCGACGCCCCTTAATTTATCAGCTAACAGCAAAAGTAGTTTTtgacttttccttcctccttccctacCTCCATTTCCCAGTTTCTCATTTATGGCAGCTACTTCACATTCATAGCTGGAATCTTCCTCATCAGAAGCGTATATACCATTCTCTCCATCAAATGCGGAAACACCAGGGTGGCTGGTGAAAGCGTGGATCGTTAACAGCGACACAAAGTAAGGTTGCGAGCAACAGCGCAGAAGGCTGCGTCATCCGAACCATGAGTTTGGAGAAACACAACGCCCAGTCGAGCAAGGCTGGTCGATGGTGAAACAGGCTGTTATGAGCCTACAGCATGAAGAGCTTTGTCAACCGAATGGTGCATTTTACCCATTTTCCTCACCAGAAATTTAATACCAAACCATCCTCAATCTTCTATTTCAACTCAAATTTAGTCATCTGACACCAAAACTTCTACTGATGCTCCACGAGGACAGCAAGCAAGTGCATACAGATGCCTGACCTCGCAGTGGAAGAGCTGATAGAACACAACCTTTCAACTTTCGCTTCTACCGAGTTAAAGGCAATTTAGTCATACACATGACCTCCAGACATTCCTAGGGAATCTAAAGCAGCAGTTGCCTCATAGCAGCAAGGTGATGTGGTAGAAACCTTGCCACAGAAGCCATCTGAAAACTTCAGACATTTTCAACTGGAAGTAGtgacatgcatttttaaagcaagtgaaGAAGTAGCAAtaaaccatttctttttccagaagacaCTATTTCTGTACGTTCAAAGGTGGATTACTACAATGCTACACAGCATAGTAATACCACCATTTTAGTTTACAAGTGTCATTTCAGATTCCACAGAGTAGACTCTTCAGAAACCTGAAGGAAAACATGCTATTACATACAGATAAACTGCTACTGAAGCAGTAACAGCTTTACTGAGGGTTTATTGGGATGTATGGATACAACACAAACCTTCCCTCCGAAGGTCTGTTCGATAAGCACATGCATTACTTGTGTCTGACAACTGccaggacacacacacaccccccttatctctggaaaaaaaacaccttcctaAACTTCTTAAAATTAAGAATTGAAGTGTCTTCCCATGGCTTACACAAGGCACCCTTACTTAAATAGCATGACTAAAGGTTTAGCTATAACTAAAGCTGATCAGGGAATGTTCTTTCAATTGTGTTCAGTGATGTCCACTTTGGAGTCACCTATATCTGATAGCAGCAAATTCCATTGTTCTTTTACCACAACTTACAGATTTGCCAGGAGTCAGAAGTAACATTTCCCCCAATTCAGctcacaaaaaaatttaaatcattAATTCCTCAAAACCCAggcttttaaaagctgcttcagCTTGCCTTTATGCCCCAGTAAGTTTTCCTTTCAAGAAGGCAGAATACTTGCATCATATTTATAGTTCTCTTTCAGGAATTCCAATTAAATTTGgtctttttcaaatgaaattctTGCCTCAGCATTTGTTTCAACATGGTGCTTGGGAGTTTGCAGCTTTTAAGTAACTTCAAACTGCAGTACCTGGGCATCACATCTGCCTTGTAGAACTCGGGATGTACCACTTACAGCATCTTCTCACACACATAAGAGCTGACAGAAGTATTAATTTAGAAGGTgtccaaattaatttctgcGTAGAGAGGGCTATCAAGTGAAGTGCTTGGATGCTAAAGCAGAAGAGGATACTGAAAAGCTAGTGAAGTACAGGTTTTTGGCAACTACACTAGCTGCATGAACTGCAGagatttctaaaacaaaagcatttgtaaTCAATGGTCAAGAATTAGTTTTGTAAATATAGGtattttaaaactcaaaatgaacaaaacagctATGGTGTCAGTTTCTTCTCAATATAAAGACGACTCAAAACAATATAAGATCTTCAGCTACTTGTCTGGAGTCTGATAAACTCAAAGTTAGTGAACACTGGACAGATGTGGTTGTGCGTAGTGAAAGTTGCCAACCTTTTATCTGCATTCAAGCTAGTTACAAGAAATAAGGTATTCCACTATTTATGCAGCATAATCTAAAACTATATGCTTTGCATACTCAAATGAAATTCAGTATCTCTTTGCAGTAATCA
This genomic stretch from Falco biarmicus isolate bFalBia1 chromosome 13, bFalBia1.pri, whole genome shotgun sequence harbors:
- the LOC130158096 gene encoding thiamine transporter 2-like; amino-acid sequence: MDCWKGAEGHSWICPTLIICANGFFSTMRPSEAFLTPYLTGPDKNLTIEEVTNQIFPVWTYSYLALLFPVFLVTDYVRYKPVLLLQGISFIVTWLLLLFAHGVVAMQLVEFFYGMVTATEVAYYAYIYSVVSTDRYRRVTSYCRSITLAAATTAAVLGQLLVSLADVSYFHLNAITLASVSLAFVCSFFLPMPQKSMFFHRKDVSQTPPGADQAAAAPDPPRPSRCQEDKSSAPAARGPAPERQDDTPSPQQHVLRVLVQLSTDLRDCYSSRKLLYWSLWWALATAGFNQVLNYIQVLWDFRAPSHSSAVYNGAVEALATFLSSATSMAVGYVKVNWDLSGELALGIFSAVDAGSLFLMHFTDNIWACYAGYLVFKACYMLLITIATFQIAVTLSMERYALIFGFNNFVALVIQTILTVVVVDSKGLGLSISTQFLIYGSYFTFIAGIFLIRSVYTILSIKCGNTRVAGESVDR